In Georgenia soli, a genomic segment contains:
- a CDS encoding ABC transporter permease — MPTETATARTETRESLGARAQTLLGQNGAFVALVLLGGVMAFLSPVFLSTQNLLNVGVQAAVVAILAFGQTFVIVSAGIDLSVGSVAALASIVTAYTATTTGVNPVLAIIIGLLTGVAAGFVSGALVAYGRLPAFIATLAMLSIARGLALVLSDGVPIAQPPAVAWLGSTIGGWLPVPVLVMIVFGGLAAFILNRTFSGRAMYAIGGNEEAARLSGINVRHQQLIIYSLSGLFAAVAGLVLAGRLASGQPQAAAGYELDAIAAVVIGGASLAGGSGRAFGTFVGALVLAVIRNGLNLLNVSSFWQQVVIGAVIALAVLSDTLRRRRA; from the coding sequence GTGCCCACTGAGACCGCAACCGCACGGACCGAGACGCGCGAGTCTCTCGGCGCCCGGGCCCAGACGCTGCTCGGGCAGAACGGGGCGTTCGTCGCCCTCGTGCTCCTCGGCGGGGTCATGGCGTTCCTGAGCCCGGTGTTCCTCAGCACGCAGAACCTGCTCAACGTCGGTGTCCAGGCCGCCGTCGTCGCCATCCTGGCCTTCGGCCAGACCTTCGTCATCGTCTCCGCCGGGATCGACCTGTCGGTCGGGTCCGTCGCGGCGCTCGCCTCCATCGTGACCGCCTACACCGCCACCACCACCGGCGTGAACCCGGTGCTGGCGATCATCATCGGCCTGCTGACCGGCGTGGCCGCCGGGTTCGTCTCCGGCGCGCTCGTCGCCTACGGACGTCTCCCGGCGTTCATCGCGACCCTCGCGATGCTCTCCATCGCCCGCGGCCTGGCGCTCGTCCTCTCCGACGGCGTCCCGATCGCCCAGCCGCCCGCCGTCGCCTGGCTCGGCAGCACCATCGGCGGCTGGCTGCCCGTCCCTGTGCTCGTGATGATCGTCTTCGGCGGCCTGGCGGCGTTCATCCTCAACCGGACCTTCTCCGGGCGGGCGATGTACGCCATCGGCGGCAACGAGGAGGCCGCCCGGCTCTCCGGCATCAACGTCCGCCACCAGCAGCTGATCATCTACTCCCTCTCCGGCCTCTTCGCCGCCGTCGCCGGCCTCGTGCTCGCGGGCCGGCTCGCCTCCGGCCAGCCGCAGGCCGCCGCCGGGTACGAGCTCGACGCCATCGCCGCGGTCGTCATCGGCGGCGCCAGCCTCGCCGGCGGGTCCGGGCGGGCGTTCGGCACCTTCGTCGGCGCCCTCGTCCTCGCGGTGATCCGCAACGGCCTGAACCTGCTCAACGTCTCCTCGTTCTGGCAGCAGGTCGTCATCGGCGCCGTCATCGCGCTCGCCGTCCTCAGCGACACCCTGCGCCGCCGGCGCGCCTGA
- a CDS encoding MFS transporter — MTAANLYERLVRFPEGSRATLPEQAVRDIPANGLRQIAAQALQSTGDQVVNAKTVLPWLFAALGVPAALVGLLVPIRESGSMLPQAAMVPWVRRHRVRKWLWVAGSSGQALATAAMAVTAATATGVAAGVAVLVALAVFSLSRALNSLASKDVLGRTIPKGQRGQITGLATVLSGVVAITVGVGIRLLGGDDVGPLVVLLGAAALAWVAALVVYAGIREPAEEPSPARGDGAGWAARSVALLRDDAAFRRFVMVRTLLLVSALSPPFVVALAAEHGSGLGGLGAFVIASGVASLVGGRIFGRWADRSSRRLMIVGAGTASAVILLFLGLLLVPGARGWTLLYPAVYLLLALTHTGVRVARKTYVVDMAQGDRRTEYVAVANTAMGVLLLVAGALSSALALLGAEVALVFLALLGLGGVLAGRTLPEVSVH, encoded by the coding sequence GTGACCGCGGCGAACCTGTACGAACGTCTCGTCCGCTTCCCTGAGGGCTCCCGGGCCACCCTGCCGGAGCAGGCGGTCCGCGACATCCCCGCCAACGGGCTGCGGCAGATCGCCGCCCAGGCGCTGCAGAGCACCGGCGACCAGGTGGTCAACGCCAAGACCGTGCTGCCGTGGCTGTTCGCCGCGCTCGGCGTGCCCGCCGCGCTGGTCGGCCTGCTCGTGCCGATCCGCGAGTCCGGCTCGATGCTGCCCCAGGCCGCGATGGTGCCGTGGGTGCGCCGGCACCGGGTGCGCAAGTGGCTCTGGGTCGCCGGCTCCTCCGGCCAGGCCCTCGCCACCGCCGCCATGGCGGTGACGGCGGCGACCGCCACGGGCGTGGCCGCGGGCGTCGCCGTCCTGGTGGCCCTCGCGGTCTTCTCGCTCTCCCGCGCGCTGAACTCCCTGGCCAGCAAGGACGTGCTCGGCCGCACCATCCCCAAGGGGCAGCGCGGGCAGATCACTGGGCTGGCCACGGTGCTCTCCGGCGTCGTCGCCATCACCGTGGGCGTCGGGATCCGGCTGCTCGGCGGTGACGACGTGGGACCCCTCGTGGTCCTTCTCGGCGCCGCCGCGCTGGCGTGGGTGGCGGCGCTCGTGGTCTACGCCGGCATCCGCGAGCCCGCGGAGGAGCCCTCCCCCGCCCGCGGCGACGGCGCAGGCTGGGCCGCCCGGTCCGTCGCGCTGCTGCGGGACGACGCCGCCTTCCGCCGGTTCGTCATGGTGCGCACCCTGCTGCTGGTGTCCGCCCTCAGCCCTCCGTTCGTCGTGGCGCTGGCGGCCGAGCACGGCAGCGGTCTGGGCGGCCTGGGCGCGTTCGTCATCGCCTCGGGCGTCGCCAGCCTGGTGGGCGGCCGGATCTTCGGCCGCTGGGCGGACCGGTCGAGCCGGAGGCTGATGATCGTCGGGGCCGGTACCGCCTCCGCCGTCATCCTGCTGTTCCTGGGGCTGCTCCTGGTGCCCGGCGCCCGCGGCTGGACGCTGCTCTACCCCGCGGTCTACCTGCTGCTGGCGCTCACGCACACCGGGGTCCGCGTGGCGCGCAAGACGTATGTCGTCGACATGGCCCAGGGCGACCGGCGGACCGAGTACGTGGCCGTGGCGAACACCGCGATGGGTGTGCTGCTGCTCGTGGCCGGCGCTCTCTCCAGCGCGCTGGCCCTGCTCGGGGCCGAGGTCGCGCTGGTGTTCCTGGCGCTGCTCGGCCTGGGCGGGGTGCTCGCCGGCCGGACGCTTCCCGAGGTCAGCGTCCACTGA
- a CDS encoding ArsR/SmtB family transcription factor, whose protein sequence is MTMKALVRDEGTRPSRARGEAKAPEPAAHPDLQPAAALFHSLSDPTRLTIVQHLTAGEHRVRDLTEHLGLAQSTVSAHLACLKGCGLVDSRPQGRASLYFLTTDRALLSLLSAAEELLAATGYAVTLCPTNTAEAR, encoded by the coding sequence ATGACGATGAAAGCGCTGGTGCGCGATGAGGGCACCCGGCCGTCCCGCGCTCGTGGCGAGGCGAAGGCGCCGGAGCCCGCGGCGCACCCCGACCTCCAGCCGGCGGCCGCGCTCTTCCACAGCCTCTCTGACCCCACGCGGCTGACGATCGTGCAGCACCTCACCGCCGGCGAGCACCGGGTGCGCGACCTCACGGAGCACCTGGGCCTCGCGCAGTCCACGGTCAGCGCCCACCTCGCGTGCCTCAAGGGCTGCGGCCTGGTCGACTCCCGGCCGCAGGGCCGGGCCTCGCTGTACTTCCTCACCACCGACCGCGCCCTCCTCTCGCTGCTCTCGGCCGCCGAGGAGCTGCTCGCCGCCACGGGCTACGCGGTCACGCTGTGCCCCACGAACACGGCCGAGGCGCGCTGA
- a CDS encoding YtxH domain-containing protein codes for MGKLTFVVGAGLGYVLGTRAGRAQYEKIKKASSKVWDNPRVQQNVQKVESRVTELARERGSAVTDKVASTVKDRLHRSGDQSATGQGYAGGDAGQAGGSSDSTQSQSGF; via the coding sequence ATGGGCAAGTTGACGTTCGTCGTAGGCGCCGGCCTCGGCTACGTGCTGGGCACCCGCGCGGGCCGCGCCCAGTACGAGAAGATCAAGAAGGCCAGCTCCAAGGTGTGGGACAACCCGCGCGTGCAGCAGAACGTCCAGAAGGTCGAGTCCCGGGTGACCGAGCTGGCCAGGGAACGCGGCTCGGCGGTGACCGACAAGGTCGCCTCCACCGTCAAGGACCGGCTCCACCGGAGCGGGGACCAGTCGGCCACCGGCCAGGGCTACGCCGGTGGCGACGCCGGTCAGGCGGGCGGCTCCTCCGACTCCACGCAGTCGCAGTCAGGCTTCTGA
- a CDS encoding cation diffusion facilitator family transporter: MAHDHATQSVNRRRLTIAFAVTVIILAAEIVGAWWTGSLALLVDAGHMLVDAAGLGMALVAANLAARPATAERTWGYRRAEVLAAAAQALVLFAVGIYALIEGIRRLSAPPEVPAGSLLVFGVVGLLGNLVAIVALAGGRTDNLNMRAAFLEVLNDALGSVAVIVSAVVIATTSFERADALAAMFISLLIIPRTLVLLRESTDVLLEATPRGLDLQAVRGHILELEHVLDVHDLHASQIATGMPVLSAHVVLEDSCFHDGHAPRVLDELQACVAEHFPVSVEHSTFQLEPAGHASHEPHHHD, translated from the coding sequence ATGGCCCACGACCACGCCACCCAGTCGGTCAACCGCCGGCGACTGACGATCGCCTTCGCCGTCACCGTAATCATCCTGGCCGCGGAGATCGTGGGCGCGTGGTGGACGGGGTCGCTGGCCCTGCTGGTGGACGCGGGCCACATGCTGGTCGACGCGGCCGGCCTCGGGATGGCGCTCGTCGCCGCGAACCTCGCCGCCCGGCCCGCGACGGCGGAACGAACCTGGGGTTACCGGCGCGCCGAGGTGCTCGCCGCCGCGGCTCAGGCGCTCGTGCTCTTCGCCGTCGGCATCTACGCGCTCATCGAGGGCATCAGGCGCCTGTCCGCACCGCCCGAGGTGCCGGCCGGCAGCCTGCTGGTCTTCGGCGTCGTCGGTCTCCTCGGCAACCTCGTCGCCATCGTGGCGCTGGCCGGCGGACGCACCGACAACCTCAACATGCGCGCCGCGTTCCTCGAGGTCCTCAACGACGCCCTCGGGTCGGTGGCCGTCATCGTCAGCGCCGTCGTCATCGCGACCACGTCCTTCGAGCGCGCCGATGCCCTCGCGGCCATGTTCATCAGCCTGCTCATCATCCCCCGCACCCTCGTGCTGCTGCGCGAGTCCACCGACGTCCTCCTCGAGGCGACCCCGCGCGGGCTCGACCTTCAGGCCGTGCGCGGGCACATCCTCGAGCTCGAGCACGTCCTGGACGTCCACGACCTGCACGCCTCGCAGATCGCGACCGGCATGCCGGTGCTCTCCGCCCACGTGGTGCTCGAGGACTCGTGCTTCCACGACGGCCACGCCCCGCGCGTCCTCGACGAGCTGCAGGCGTGCGTCGCCGAGCACTTCCCCGTCAGCGTCGAGCACTCGACGTTCCAGCTGGAACCCGCCGGGCACGCGAGCCACGAGCCGCACCACCACGACTGA
- the ppk2 gene encoding polyphosphate kinase 2: MANAKKRADGAAGAALTSGTAAGGAAADGPDGEAHGAPSEVVGFRTTKIPNKIYNAELYRLQGELGKLQTWVKSTGARVVVVFEGRDAAGKGGTIKRITEYLSPRVARIAALPAPTEREKGQWYFQRYVEHLPSAGEMVLFDRSWYNRAGVEKVMGFCTPEEHKRFLRQCPIFEQMLIEDGIHLRKYWFSVSDDVQLERFRKRLTDPLRQWKLSPIDLESITRWEDFSRAKDEMMVHTDTQVAPWYHVASDSKKQARLNMIHHLLESLPYREVHQEKVTLPERPPGTGYQRPPIEVSSYVPDWASSLVEDPSRG; the protein is encoded by the coding sequence ATGGCGAACGCGAAGAAGCGGGCCGACGGCGCTGCCGGCGCCGCCCTGACGAGCGGCACGGCGGCGGGCGGCGCCGCGGCGGACGGGCCGGACGGCGAGGCACACGGTGCGCCGTCGGAGGTCGTGGGGTTCCGCACGACGAAGATCCCGAACAAGATCTACAACGCCGAGCTGTACCGGCTGCAGGGTGAGCTGGGGAAGCTGCAGACCTGGGTGAAGTCGACGGGCGCGCGAGTCGTCGTCGTCTTCGAGGGCCGGGACGCGGCCGGCAAGGGCGGCACGATCAAGCGGATCACCGAGTACCTCTCCCCCCGCGTCGCCCGGATCGCCGCCCTGCCCGCGCCCACCGAGCGGGAGAAGGGCCAGTGGTACTTCCAGCGCTACGTCGAGCACCTGCCCTCGGCCGGGGAGATGGTCCTGTTCGACCGGTCCTGGTACAACCGCGCCGGCGTCGAGAAGGTCATGGGGTTCTGCACCCCGGAGGAGCACAAGCGTTTCCTGCGCCAGTGCCCGATCTTCGAGCAGATGCTGATCGAGGACGGCATCCACCTGCGCAAGTACTGGTTCTCCGTCTCCGACGACGTCCAGCTCGAGCGGTTCCGCAAGCGCCTGACCGACCCGCTGCGGCAGTGGAAGCTCTCCCCCATCGACCTGGAGTCGATCACGCGGTGGGAGGACTTCTCGCGCGCCAAGGACGAGATGATGGTCCACACCGACACGCAGGTCGCCCCCTGGTACCACGTGGCGAGCGACTCCAAGAAGCAGGCGCGGCTGAACATGATCCACCACCTGCTGGAGTCGCTGCCGTACCGGGAGGTGCACCAGGAGAAGGTGACGCTGCCCGAGCGGCCGCCGGGCACGGGCTACCAGCGCCCCCCGATCGAGGTCTCCTCGTACGTGCCGGACTGGGCGTCCTCGCTCGTGGAGGATCCCTCGCGCGGGTGA
- a CDS encoding ribokinase, whose amino-acid sequence MQTPQVVVVGSANADLVLDIDHRPAPGETIIGSDVVTTPGGKGANQAVAAGKMGGSVAFVGCVGDDDHGALLRDSLASAGVDLTQLRTVEAPTGTATIMVTPDGENSIIVSPGANRHVTPAVLEEARSSWATAPVVVLQLEIPLESVELVATQAAGRVVLNAAPAAPLPARVLAAADPLVVNESEAAFLLQDAGGESRPGQPPGGQNGERDDAARTAQALLGLGPRSVVLTLGSAGAVVAEAQEDDGGADVAHVPAVRVEAVDTTGAGDSFVGALAVELAAGAGLAQAVGLATRVAAVAVTRRGAQTSFPTLEEVGRLDAEAGR is encoded by the coding sequence ATGCAGACACCCCAGGTCGTCGTCGTCGGCTCGGCCAACGCCGACCTCGTCCTCGACATCGACCACCGGCCGGCGCCCGGCGAGACGATCATCGGCTCCGACGTCGTCACCACCCCCGGCGGCAAGGGCGCCAACCAGGCGGTCGCCGCCGGGAAGATGGGCGGGTCCGTGGCGTTCGTCGGGTGCGTCGGGGACGACGACCACGGCGCGCTGCTCCGCGACTCGCTCGCGTCCGCGGGCGTGGACCTGACTCAGCTGCGCACGGTCGAAGCCCCGACCGGCACGGCCACCATCATGGTGACGCCGGACGGGGAGAACTCCATCATCGTCTCCCCGGGCGCCAACCGGCACGTCACTCCGGCGGTGCTCGAGGAGGCCCGGTCCTCGTGGGCCACGGCGCCGGTGGTCGTCCTCCAGCTCGAGATCCCTCTGGAGTCCGTCGAGCTCGTGGCGACCCAGGCCGCCGGGCGCGTGGTGCTCAACGCGGCTCCGGCCGCCCCGCTGCCGGCCCGGGTGCTCGCGGCCGCCGACCCGCTGGTGGTCAACGAGAGCGAGGCGGCGTTCCTCCTGCAGGATGCCGGCGGGGAGAGCCGCCCGGGCCAGCCGCCGGGCGGGCAGAACGGCGAGCGGGACGACGCCGCGCGCACCGCGCAGGCCCTCCTGGGGCTGGGCCCCCGGTCGGTCGTGCTCACCCTCGGTTCCGCGGGCGCGGTGGTGGCCGAGGCTCAGGAGGACGACGGCGGGGCCGACGTGGCCCACGTGCCGGCCGTCCGGGTGGAGGCCGTCGACACCACCGGGGCCGGCGACTCTTTCGTCGGCGCCCTGGCGGTCGAGCTCGCCGCCGGTGCCGGGCTGGCGCAGGCGGTCGGGCTCGCGACGCGGGTGGCCGCCGTCGCGGTCACCCGGCGGGGCGCGCAGACCTCGTTCCCCACCCTGGAAGAGGTCGGTCGCCTGGACGCCGAGGCGGGGCGATGA
- a CDS encoding cation diffusion facilitator family transporter translates to MTTVRREPGPDRSREHDHSHAHDHGHDHEHEHDHEHEHGHSHGGLRGLLHHVFVPHSHGTSEKVDDALEASAQGVRAVKFSLLALGATAALQLVIVAVSGSVALAADTVHNFSDALTAVPLWIAFVLGRRAATRRYTHGFGRAEDLAGLFIVAMIALSAVLAAYESVRRLLDPRPLEHIGWVLAAGVIGFLGNEAVAVYRIRVGRRIGSAALVADGVHARTDGFTSLAVVAGAIGVWLGFPLADPIVGLLISAMITLLLWGTARDVGRRLLDGVDPDLTDRAERAVREVGGVSDVRELRLRWSGHRLNVTATVATDPDLTTSQFHELAGRANHLLHQALPGVGRVVLSPVPASTPAPARST, encoded by the coding sequence GTGACGACCGTGAGGCGGGAACCCGGACCCGATCGCTCGCGCGAGCACGATCACAGCCATGCGCACGACCACGGTCATGACCACGAGCACGAGCACGACCACGAGCACGAGCACGGGCACAGCCACGGCGGACTACGGGGACTGCTCCATCACGTCTTCGTGCCGCACAGCCACGGCACCTCGGAGAAGGTCGACGACGCCCTCGAGGCCAGTGCCCAGGGCGTCCGCGCCGTGAAGTTCAGCCTGCTGGCGCTGGGTGCGACCGCGGCGCTGCAGCTGGTGATCGTGGCGGTCAGCGGTTCGGTGGCCCTGGCCGCGGACACCGTCCACAACTTCTCCGACGCGCTGACCGCGGTGCCGCTGTGGATCGCCTTCGTGCTCGGCCGGCGCGCCGCCACCCGGCGGTACACCCACGGCTTCGGCAGGGCGGAGGACCTCGCCGGGCTCTTCATCGTCGCCATGATCGCGCTGTCGGCGGTCCTCGCCGCCTACGAGTCCGTGCGCCGGCTGCTGGACCCCCGGCCGCTGGAGCACATCGGCTGGGTGCTGGCGGCCGGAGTCATCGGCTTCCTGGGCAACGAGGCGGTGGCGGTCTACCGGATCCGGGTGGGGCGGCGGATCGGGTCGGCAGCGCTGGTCGCCGACGGCGTCCACGCCCGCACCGACGGGTTCACCTCGCTCGCCGTCGTCGCGGGCGCGATCGGGGTCTGGCTCGGGTTCCCGCTGGCCGACCCGATCGTCGGCCTGCTCATCTCCGCCATGATCACCCTGCTCCTGTGGGGCACCGCCCGCGACGTCGGGCGGCGCCTGCTCGACGGCGTCGACCCGGACCTGACCGACCGTGCGGAGCGCGCCGTCCGGGAAGTCGGCGGCGTCTCGGACGTCCGCGAGCTGCGCCTGCGGTGGAGCGGTCACCGTCTCAACGTCACCGCCACCGTGGCCACAGATCCGGACCTGACGACGTCGCAGTTCCACGAGCTCGCCGGCCGGGCGAACCACCTGCTGCACCAGGCGCTCCCGGGGGTCGGGAGAGTGGTCCTCAGTCCGGTCCCCGCCTCGACGCCAGCGCCGGCGCGGTCTACCTGA
- the rbsD gene encoding D-ribose pyranase, whose protein sequence is MKRAGILNQPLSAALAGLGHTDRVVVGDCGLPRPAGVPVVDLAVTFGVPSFADVVRALAGEIVVESTTMATETREANPAALALVRELFGEPGWCSHEELKAASASARLLIRTGEATPYANVVLTCGVPF, encoded by the coding sequence ATGAAGCGCGCCGGCATCCTCAACCAGCCGCTCTCCGCGGCGCTCGCCGGCCTGGGGCACACCGACCGGGTCGTCGTGGGCGACTGCGGGCTGCCCCGGCCCGCCGGGGTCCCGGTGGTCGACCTCGCGGTGACGTTCGGGGTGCCGTCCTTCGCCGACGTCGTCAGGGCGCTGGCGGGCGAGATCGTCGTCGAGTCCACGACCATGGCCACCGAGACGCGGGAGGCCAACCCGGCCGCCCTCGCGCTCGTACGAGAGCTCTTCGGCGAGCCGGGTTGGTGCAGCCACGAGGAGCTCAAGGCCGCGAGCGCCTCGGCGAGGCTCCTCATCCGCACGGGCGAGGCGACGCCGTACGCCAACGTCGTGCTGACCTGCGGCGTGCCCTTCTGA
- a CDS encoding ArsR/SmtB family transcription factor, with amino-acid sequence MHADKQARASVSDDEYVELAVEVFAMLADATRVRIVLALSDGERSVNELAEVVGKSPAAVSQHLAKLRLARMVATRHEGTRVFYRLLNEHARQLVSDAIFQAEHALEAVPRHHRPAVVKGVGEAS; translated from the coding sequence GTGCACGCAGATAAGCAGGCTCGCGCATCGGTGTCGGACGACGAGTACGTCGAGCTGGCGGTAGAGGTGTTCGCCATGCTGGCCGACGCCACGAGGGTGCGGATCGTCCTGGCGCTGTCCGACGGAGAGCGGTCCGTCAACGAGCTCGCCGAGGTGGTGGGGAAGTCACCGGCCGCCGTCTCTCAGCATCTCGCCAAGCTGAGGCTGGCACGGATGGTCGCGACGCGGCACGAGGGGACGCGGGTGTTCTACCGGCTGCTGAACGAGCACGCCCGCCAGCTGGTGTCCGACGCGATCTTCCAGGCCGAGCACGCGCTCGAGGCTGTCCCGCGTCACCACCGGCCCGCCGTGGTGAAGGGCGTGGGTGAGGCGTCGTGA
- a CDS encoding substrate-binding domain-containing protein, which produces MKKPAIRLAALLASSALLLSACGSGGGGGGTATEGAGGGTAGSGGGQTIGLALSTLNNPFFVSLRDGAQAAADDAGAKLTVTDARDDATQQADQIANFQTQQLDAVIINPVDSDAAGPIVSPLIAAKTPVVAVDRAVNGAEVNSFVASDNVEGGKLAAQALATAIGEKGEIIVLQGVAGTSASRERGQGFTEGIKEFPNIKVVATQPADFDRAQGLDVATNLLQANPNVVGIFAENDEMALGAVQALGARAGKDVFVVGFDATEDAQAAIKAGTMYASIAQQPEELGKAAVEAALKLIGGEQVDKTISVPVVAVTKEDL; this is translated from the coding sequence ATGAAGAAGCCCGCCATCCGCCTCGCCGCTCTCCTCGCCTCGTCCGCCCTGCTGCTCTCCGCGTGCGGCAGCGGCGGCGGGGGCGGCGGCACTGCCACCGAAGGAGCCGGCGGCGGCACCGCCGGGTCGGGAGGCGGACAGACCATCGGCCTCGCGCTCTCCACCCTCAACAACCCGTTCTTCGTCTCCCTGCGCGACGGCGCCCAGGCCGCGGCCGACGACGCCGGCGCGAAGCTGACCGTCACGGACGCCCGCGACGACGCCACCCAGCAGGCCGACCAGATCGCGAACTTCCAGACTCAGCAGCTCGACGCCGTCATCATCAACCCCGTCGACTCCGACGCCGCCGGGCCGATCGTCTCGCCGCTCATCGCCGCCAAGACCCCCGTCGTCGCCGTCGACCGCGCCGTCAACGGCGCCGAGGTGAACTCCTTCGTGGCCTCGGACAACGTCGAGGGCGGCAAGCTCGCCGCGCAGGCCCTCGCCACGGCCATCGGCGAGAAGGGCGAGATCATCGTGCTCCAGGGCGTGGCCGGCACCTCCGCCTCCCGCGAGCGCGGGCAGGGCTTCACCGAGGGCATCAAGGAGTTCCCGAACATCAAGGTCGTGGCCACCCAGCCCGCCGACTTCGACCGCGCCCAGGGTCTCGACGTCGCCACCAACCTGCTCCAGGCGAACCCGAACGTCGTCGGCATCTTCGCCGAGAACGACGAGATGGCGCTCGGAGCGGTCCAGGCGCTCGGCGCCCGCGCCGGCAAGGACGTCTTCGTCGTCGGCTTCGACGCCACGGAGGACGCCCAGGCCGCCATCAAGGCGGGCACGATGTACGCGTCGATCGCCCAGCAGCCGGAGGAGCTCGGCAAGGCCGCCGTCGAGGCGGCGCTGAAGCTCATCGGCGGCGAGCAGGTGGACAAGACCATCTCGGTGCCGGTGGTCGCCGTGACCAAGGAAGACCTCTGA